One genomic region from Methanonatronarchaeum thermophilum encodes:
- the purB gene encoding adenylosuccinate lyase — MSIHPIEGRYGSEEMREIWKKKSELEFMLKVEAALARAEAEFGLIPDEAADEINEKANLDYVSLERVKEIEAEIKHDIMAIVKALSEQCEGDAGEYVHLGATSNDISDTTRALQFKNSLSIIMRRLRELEDSLIEKSKITKTLACVGRTHGQHAVPTTVGHKFAIYAAEIRRHIDRIEELKPRILVGQITGAVGTQASLGDVGEDIHKRVNEILGLKPVTISNQVIQRDRYAELISKLAIISSSLDKIAKEVRNLQRTEIGEMQEPFGDKQVGSSTMPQKKNPMRSERIGGLAKVVRSNVTTELENVPLEHERDLTNSSSERMVLPTTFLLVDEQLKLMKYIVDGLVIDEENIEKVLNMTGGLNMSEAVMIELFKKGLGRQTAHKVVRDCAMDAYQSNKTLKQALMENQVVREHMTDEEIDKVIDPSNYLGCVNEHIENVVDNYEKNREV; from the coding sequence ATGTCAATTCATCCAATAGAAGGCAGGTATGGTTCTGAAGAGATGCGGGAGATATGGAAGAAGAAATCCGAACTAGAGTTCATGCTAAAAGTTGAAGCTGCTTTAGCTAGAGCTGAAGCAGAGTTTGGTTTAATCCCAGATGAGGCTGCAGATGAGATTAATGAAAAAGCTAACCTAGATTACGTTTCGCTTGAAAGAGTGAAAGAGATTGAAGCCGAGATAAAACACGATATAATGGCTATTGTGAAAGCATTGTCAGAACAATGTGAAGGCGATGCAGGTGAATACGTACATCTAGGGGCTACAAGCAATGACATTTCCGACACAACCAGAGCACTTCAATTCAAAAACTCCCTCTCAATAATAATGAGGCGGTTACGAGAGTTAGAGGACTCCTTGATAGAAAAATCAAAAATAACTAAAACCCTGGCTTGTGTAGGCCGTACACACGGACAACACGCAGTTCCAACCACAGTTGGCCATAAATTTGCTATCTATGCAGCGGAGATACGAAGACATATAGATAGAATCGAGGAACTCAAGCCACGTATACTGGTTGGTCAGATTACAGGGGCCGTCGGAACTCAAGCCTCTTTAGGAGATGTTGGAGAAGATATCCACAAACGAGTGAATGAAATACTGGGGCTTAAACCGGTAACCATCTCAAACCAAGTGATCCAGAGAGATAGATATGCTGAATTAATATCAAAACTAGCAATAATATCCAGTTCCCTTGATAAAATAGCCAAAGAGGTTAGAAACCTTCAGAGAACAGAGATAGGTGAAATGCAAGAACCATTTGGAGACAAACAAGTTGGTTCAAGCACGATGCCTCAAAAGAAAAACCCGATGCGCAGCGAAAGAATCGGTGGGCTTGCAAAAGTAGTTCGGTCAAATGTAACAACAGAACTAGAGAACGTACCTCTAGAACACGAAAGAGACCTTACCAACTCCTCATCTGAAAGAATGGTACTACCAACAACATTCCTCTTAGTAGATGAACAACTCAAACTCATGAAATACATAGTAGACGGATTAGTCATAGACGAAGAAAACATCGAGAAAGTTCTCAACATGACCGGTGGATTAAACATGAGCGAAGCAGTAATGATCGAGTTGTTTAAAAAAGGATTAGGCCGGCAAACAGCACACAAAGTTGTTAGAGACTGCGCAATGGACGCATACCAATCCAACAAAACATTAAAACAAGCATTGATGGAAAACCAGGTAGTCAGAGAACACATGACCGATGAAGAAATAGATAAAGTAATAGATCCTTCAAACTACCTAGGCTGTGTAAACGAACATATAGAAAACGTGGTAGACAACTACGAAAAAAACAGGGAGGTATAA
- a CDS encoding tyrosine--tRNA ligase, with protein sequence MDRYSLVTRNTEEIVVEDELKELLKDEEQPVTYVGYEPSGALHLGHLMTANKLIDLQKAGFKVKVLLADFHAYLNEKGSLPDIKETAEMNKKCFLAYGLDPDKTEFIFGSEYQLDEEYTKKVYELSLQVTLNRATRSMDEISRRHENPIMGQMLYPIMQAIDIGWLDVDVAMGGTDQRKIHMLAREKLPKVGYNSPICIHTPILTGLDGEKMSSSKDNWIDISDTPEKVEEKIMDAYCPEKQLENNPITEIMKYHVMPRYEEITIERPEKFGGNLTYTQYKELAKDYKTGELHPLDLKNTAKEYLNEVLEPARKKLKT encoded by the coding sequence TTGGATAGATATTCGTTGGTTACTAGGAATACAGAGGAAATTGTTGTAGAAGATGAGTTGAAGGAGCTATTAAAGGATGAAGAACAGCCAGTCACCTACGTTGGTTACGAACCTAGCGGAGCTCTCCATCTAGGACATCTAATGACGGCTAACAAACTTATTGACCTCCAAAAAGCTGGTTTTAAAGTAAAGGTATTGTTAGCAGATTTCCATGCATATCTAAATGAAAAAGGCAGTCTTCCAGATATTAAAGAAACAGCTGAGATGAACAAAAAATGTTTTTTAGCTTACGGTTTAGATCCAGATAAAACTGAGTTCATTTTCGGAAGTGAATACCAACTAGATGAAGAATACACAAAAAAGGTGTATGAACTCTCACTTCAAGTTACTTTGAACAGAGCTACAAGAAGTATGGATGAAATCTCCCGACGACATGAAAACCCAATCATGGGTCAGATGTTATACCCAATAATGCAAGCCATAGACATCGGCTGGCTAGATGTAGACGTAGCTATGGGTGGTACAGACCAACGTAAAATCCACATGCTTGCTAGAGAGAAACTTCCAAAAGTAGGATATAACTCACCAATATGCATCCACACACCAATACTAACAGGATTGGACGGAGAAAAAATGAGTTCCTCTAAAGACAACTGGATAGACATCTCCGACACCCCTGAAAAAGTAGAAGAAAAAATAATGGACGCCTACTGTCCAGAAAAACAACTAGAAAACAACCCTATAACCGAAATAATGAAATACCACGTTATGCCCAGATACGAAGAAATAACAATTGAAAGACCCGAAAAATTCGGAGGCAACCTAACATACACCCAATACAAAGAGCTAGCAAAAGACTACAAAACCGGTGAACTACACCCACTAGACCTCAAAAACACAGCCAAAGAATACCTAAACGAGGTCTTAGAGCCCGCAAGAAAAAAACTCAAAACATAA
- a CDS encoding CPBP family intramembrane glutamic endopeptidase, whose product MYISHAMIVFLLETTSLEWGSLPLNVLSIIGGGAPAFAAIIMLFKMYSEEEKKTYWKRVFLYKVHFFWWILALFSPLVIGLVANLIYNDGWWYPGLEMAEIIAFPILFGFMIFAGGIEELGWRGILQDTLSKKLNLMVIGIGIGVLWGVWHAPLFLIDVFAHYDYAFSTYLLSTVVYSLILTLIFYKTKSILLPVLMHASINAFGNLGFGIPLEIHTPLILFLVVLLIAFTFVLHFVENK is encoded by the coding sequence ATGTATATTTCACATGCCATGATTGTTTTTTTACTTGAAACAACATCGTTAGAGTGGGGTAGCCTACCTTTAAATGTACTTAGTATTATTGGTGGGGGTGCTCCAGCATTTGCAGCAATTATAATGTTGTTTAAAATGTACAGCGAAGAAGAGAAAAAAACATATTGGAAACGTGTCTTTCTATATAAAGTTCATTTTTTCTGGTGGATTTTAGCACTTTTCTCACCGCTTGTTATAGGTCTGGTTGCAAATCTTATCTATAACGATGGTTGGTGGTATCCTGGTTTGGAAATGGCTGAAATCATTGCTTTTCCAATTTTATTTGGTTTTATGATTTTTGCTGGCGGTATTGAAGAACTTGGATGGCGTGGTATTTTACAAGATACTCTATCAAAAAAACTAAATCTAATGGTAATAGGTATAGGTATAGGTGTTTTATGGGGTGTTTGGCATGCTCCTTTATTTTTAATTGATGTTTTTGCTCATTATGATTATGCATTTTCAACATATCTTCTTTCTACAGTTGTTTATTCTCTAATTTTAACACTTATATTTTACAAAACAAAAAGCATTCTCCTTCCTGTATTAATGCATGCTAGCATCAATGCATTTGGAAATTTAGGGTTTGGTATTCCATTGGAAATACACACTCCTTTGATACTGTTCCTTGTAGTACTATTAATCGCTTTTACATTTGTTCTTCATTTTGTTGAAAACAAATAA
- a CDS encoding proton-conducting transporter transmembrane domain-containing protein, with product MTTVTDIRPLLIVLIGLIAPVLIYMAGEKRRNIREGITFLTSITIFVLVASMAPHIYGGGEYVLETPELIPGISISFLVDPLGMFFALLASILWIVTSMFSVGYMRGLKEHKQTRYYAAFAISIAATMGIATSQNLFTLFIFYEILTIATYPLVIHEENKKAMKAGWKYLGYTLTAGAIFLLLALIITYDISGTLTFADNGFLTQEMASTQMLQLLFIIFIIGFGVKAAIMPLHGWLPSAMIAPTPVSALLHCVAVVKSGTFGVIRVVNNVFGVELTGAIGMGIALATIASITIILSMLIALKKDKLKAKLAYSTINELSYIVLGAALLSYFGIAGSIIHISNHAFMKIGMFFFAGAVFVATGKEYVSEMDGIGWRMPIPTLVFSVGAVSLAGIPPLVGFVSKWYLIKGAVQAELYIFVLVLIASAILNILVFWPVIYRAFFKKPDVKVKAPVPKWISIPMVFAMAGTILLGLFALLPYGFLELAFIAADTYLP from the coding sequence ATGACGACTGTAACAGATATCAGACCACTACTAATAGTCTTAATAGGCCTAATAGCACCCGTCCTAATCTATATGGCGGGAGAAAAACGCCGAAACATAAGAGAAGGCATCACATTCCTCACGTCAATAACAATCTTCGTTCTAGTAGCCTCAATGGCCCCCCACATATACGGGGGTGGAGAATACGTACTGGAAACCCCCGAACTAATCCCAGGCATCTCCATATCCTTCTTAGTAGACCCATTGGGAATGTTCTTCGCGCTCCTCGCCAGCATCCTATGGATAGTTACCTCGATGTTCTCCGTAGGCTACATGCGGGGTTTAAAAGAACACAAACAAACAAGGTATTACGCAGCCTTCGCAATCTCAATAGCTGCAACAATGGGTATCGCCACATCACAAAACCTATTCACACTCTTCATATTCTACGAAATCCTAACAATCGCAACATACCCCCTCGTCATACACGAAGAAAACAAAAAAGCCATGAAAGCCGGTTGGAAATACCTCGGCTATACATTAACAGCCGGAGCAATATTCCTACTACTCGCCCTAATCATAACATACGACATATCAGGAACACTAACATTCGCCGACAACGGATTCCTAACACAAGAAATGGCCTCAACACAGATGCTACAACTTCTATTCATAATCTTCATAATAGGCTTCGGAGTAAAAGCAGCAATCATGCCACTACACGGCTGGCTCCCATCAGCAATGATAGCTCCAACCCCCGTTTCAGCACTACTTCACTGTGTAGCAGTAGTTAAATCAGGTACCTTCGGCGTAATACGAGTCGTAAACAACGTATTCGGAGTAGAACTCACCGGTGCAATCGGAATGGGAATCGCACTCGCAACCATCGCCTCAATAACAATAATACTATCCATGCTGATCGCACTTAAAAAAGACAAACTCAAAGCAAAACTCGCATACTCAACCATAAACGAACTATCATACATCGTATTAGGAGCCGCCCTACTAAGCTACTTCGGAATAGCAGGAAGCATAATACACATATCAAACCACGCATTCATGAAAATAGGGATGTTCTTCTTCGCAGGAGCAGTCTTCGTAGCAACAGGAAAAGAATACGTAAGCGAAATGGACGGCATAGGCTGGCGAATGCCAATACCAACACTCGTATTCTCAGTAGGAGCAGTAAGCCTAGCAGGAATCCCACCCCTAGTAGGATTCGTATCAAAATGGTACCTAATAAAAGGAGCAGTACAAGCCGAACTCTACATATTCGTGCTAGTACTAATAGCAAGCGCAATACTAAACATACTCGTCTTCTGGCCAGTCATATACAGAGCATTCTTCAAAAAACCAGATGTAAAAGTAAAAGCACCAGTACCCAAATGGATATCAATCCCAATGGTATTCGCAATGGCAGGAACAATACTACTAGGCCTGTTCGCACTACTACCATACGGCTTCCTAGAACTAGCATTCATAGCAGCAGACACATACCTACCTTAA
- a CDS encoding complex I subunit 5 family protein codes for MLIILLPLLGAYIVPLVGYFKPKLTNILTTIIILITTILAVILASEILVNGEIYYFTVGEEPPWGVEILADHLAALMALIVLGVTLLATIFSKKYVKHSLKPKKEVLYYTLILLMTGGLLWFIMAADAFNMFVGLEIFSIASYSLTAISQDKKALTAAFNYLLMGAVGSAFFLLGIGYLYIMTGTLNFADLAARIVELDLYPSTAIFASIAFIVTGLSIKSALFPLHVWLPDAHSKALSPVSALFSAVLVEVTAYGLIRILLTVYGYEYITEIIPLTTVFLILAGIAVLFGSLLAIYQTDIKRMLAYSSVSQMGYIMFGFGLGTSLGLSAGLLHLFNHALMKSALFLAAGAVIYLTGKRNIYDYSGLGKKMPYTMAFFGIAALAMIGIPPTNGFISKFYLAWAAVDIGQWIFVIVILLSSILNAIYFFRVLNIAYTRETEDMSKIKEPITIILPIGILAISCIIFGFGFSIPLDLIEPFAEALMQ; via the coding sequence ATGCTTATAATCCTCCTACCACTCCTAGGAGCATACATAGTACCATTGGTAGGATATTTCAAACCAAAACTAACCAACATACTAACAACAATCATAATACTCATAACAACAATACTCGCAGTAATACTTGCAAGCGAGATATTAGTGAATGGAGAGATCTATTACTTCACCGTTGGAGAAGAACCTCCATGGGGAGTTGAAATACTCGCAGACCACCTCGCAGCCCTCATGGCCCTAATAGTATTAGGCGTAACACTTCTAGCAACAATATTTTCAAAAAAATACGTAAAACACAGTCTTAAACCAAAAAAAGAAGTCTTGTATTACACCTTAATCCTATTGATGACCGGTGGGCTACTGTGGTTTATAATGGCTGCAGACGCCTTCAACATGTTCGTCGGTCTAGAAATATTCTCAATAGCTTCATACAGCTTAACAGCTATTTCACAAGATAAAAAAGCATTAACAGCAGCATTTAACTACCTCTTAATGGGTGCCGTAGGATCCGCGTTCTTCCTCCTCGGAATCGGATACCTATATATAATGACCGGGACCTTGAACTTCGCAGACCTCGCAGCCAGAATAGTAGAACTCGACCTATATCCATCGACAGCGATATTCGCATCAATCGCCTTCATAGTAACAGGCCTCAGCATAAAAAGCGCGTTGTTCCCCCTACACGTATGGCTCCCCGACGCACACTCAAAAGCATTAAGCCCTGTGTCAGCATTATTCTCAGCCGTACTAGTCGAAGTAACCGCCTATGGATTAATAAGGATATTACTCACCGTATACGGCTATGAATACATAACAGAAATAATACCACTAACAACAGTATTCCTAATACTAGCCGGAATCGCAGTATTGTTCGGTTCATTACTCGCAATATACCAGACAGACATAAAGAGAATGCTTGCCTACTCAAGCGTCAGTCAGATGGGATACATAATGTTTGGATTCGGCCTAGGAACATCACTAGGATTATCCGCCGGACTCCTACACTTATTCAACCACGCATTAATGAAATCCGCGTTATTCCTAGCAGCAGGAGCAGTCATCTACCTAACAGGCAAAAGAAACATCTACGACTACAGTGGTTTAGGTAAAAAAATGCCATACACAATGGCCTTCTTCGGCATCGCAGCCCTAGCAATGATAGGCATACCACCCACAAACGGATTCATAAGCAAGTTCTACCTCGCATGGGCAGCAGTGGACATAGGACAATGGATCTTCGTGATAGTAATACTACTAAGCAGCATACTAAACGCAATATACTTCTTCAGAGTCCTAAACATAGCGTACACAAGAGAAACCGAAGACATGTCAAAAATCAAAGAACCAATAACAATAATCCTACCGATAGGAATACTCGCAATATCCTGCATAATATTCGGATTTGGATTCTCAATACCACTAGACCTAATCGAACCATTCGCAGAAGCACTAATGCAATAA
- a CDS encoding cation:proton antiporter subunit C has protein sequence MNFEFYLLHYNYWVSIILFMIGLYAMIAKKNLIKKFMGLNIVETSIFLFYISMADKADAIAPVLYNYDQVNVDQHANPLPSIIILTAIVIALAITATALALIIRIYEEYGTLNSDEIEELW, from the coding sequence ATGAACTTTGAGTTCTACCTCCTCCACTACAACTACTGGGTCAGCATCATACTATTCATGATCGGTCTTTACGCCATGATAGCTAAAAAGAACTTAATAAAGAAATTCATGGGTTTAAACATAGTTGAAACCTCAATATTCCTTTTCTATATATCGATGGCTGATAAAGCCGATGCAATAGCACCAGTACTCTATAACTACGACCAAGTAAATGTAGACCAACATGCAAACCCACTACCATCGATAATCATACTCACCGCGATAGTAATCGCCTTAGCAATAACAGCAACCGCGTTAGCATTGATAATACGGATATACGAAGAATATGGAACCTTAAATTCAGACGAAATAGAGGAGCTGTGGTAA
- a CDS encoding MnhB domain-containing protein, whose product MSDLMKNEVLMENVSRLLIPAIMLFGAYVIGHGHVSHGGGFQGGVIVSAAFVLYILVYGLDKGRDFANKTVRRLMESGGTLIFILVGLAAMLWGGNFLEYPAIPLPYPDTTTILTFIAVLEIAIGITVTAIVVSIFITMGGETRV is encoded by the coding sequence ATGTCGGACTTAATGAAGAACGAGGTATTGATGGAAAATGTTTCTAGACTGCTTATTCCCGCTATCATGTTGTTCGGCGCATACGTAATAGGGCATGGACACGTTTCACACGGCGGAGGTTTCCAAGGTGGAGTTATCGTATCCGCCGCATTCGTATTATACATATTAGTATATGGTCTGGATAAAGGACGTGATTTCGCCAACAAAACCGTTAGACGTTTGATGGAGTCTGGTGGAACACTTATATTCATCTTAGTTGGATTGGCAGCTATGTTATGGGGTGGAAACTTTCTAGAATACCCCGCAATACCACTACCATATCCAGATACAACAACCATACTTACCTTTATAGCTGTACTTGAAATAGCGATAGGCATAACGGTAACAGCAATAGTTGTATCGATTTTCATAACAATGGGAGGTGAAACGAGAGTATGA
- the mbhE gene encoding hydrogen gas-evolving membrane-bound hydrogenase subunit E produces the protein MNKKISMVLVGIVGAIMAIAVADMPDFGDPESPASSHVSPTYILEAYDVAGVHNMVTAVLVYWRAYDTFGEITVIFAAGIAIMALLGWD, from the coding sequence ATGAATAAAAAAATATCGATGGTTCTCGTTGGAATCGTAGGGGCAATCATGGCTATTGCAGTAGCCGACATGCCCGATTTCGGAGATCCAGAAAGCCCTGCTTCATCACACGTATCACCAACATACATACTTGAGGCGTATGATGTAGCCGGAGTTCACAACATGGTTACAGCCGTACTTGTATATTGGCGGGCATACGATACGTTTGGAGAGATAACCGTTATATTCGCGGCTGGAATAGCAATTATGGCGTTACTTGGATGGGATTAA
- a CDS encoding Na(+)/H(+) antiporter subunit B translates to MELLLNLLLLLLLPITAIAVVMAKDLIVAALIFSVYSFIMAIVYVQLNAPDVGIAEAAVGAGATTILFIITIVRTERMEDE, encoded by the coding sequence ATGGAGTTACTACTAAACCTACTGTTATTACTCCTACTGCCGATTACTGCGATTGCAGTGGTTATGGCGAAAGACCTGATCGTTGCAGCGCTAATATTCTCTGTATACAGTTTTATAATGGCAATAGTCTACGTTCAACTCAACGCACCGGATGTAGGTATAGCTGAAGCAGCAGTAGGAGCAGGAGCTACAACAATACTGTTCATAATAACTATAGTACGGACGGAGAGGATGGAGGATGAATAA
- the mnhG gene encoding monovalent cation/H(+) antiporter subunit G produces the protein MTTILEIISIALIAVGTFFFIVGLIGLVRLPDVFTRLHATTKCDTLGVGAILLGLIVYQGFDLTSIKLFMIIFFVYLTNPTAAQIISKGGYVSGVNPCKITNYDKCSKQTIAPRRKDTGEDTGEDIGEQKPEKMGHGSGKNQKNDPLEEGD, from the coding sequence GTGACCACAATACTTGAAATAATCTCGATAGCGTTGATAGCTGTAGGAACTTTTTTCTTCATTGTAGGTTTGATAGGGTTGGTTAGACTACCTGATGTGTTTACAAGATTACATGCAACAACTAAATGTGATACATTGGGAGTCGGAGCTATACTACTTGGATTAATCGTCTATCAGGGATTTGATTTAACCTCAATCAAACTGTTCATGATAATATTCTTTGTCTACTTGACAAACCCAACCGCCGCACAGATAATATCTAAAGGCGGTTATGTTTCTGGAGTCAACCCCTGCAAAATAACAAACTACGATAAATGCTCTAAACAAACAATAGCCCCCAGAAGAAAAGACACCGGAGAAGACACCGGAGAAGACATCGGGGAACAAAAACCAGAAAAAATGGGTCATGGATCGGGGAAGAACCAAAAGAATGATCCATTGGAGGAGGGGGATTAA
- a CDS encoding monovalent cation/H+ antiporter complex subunit F, with protein sequence MIAMEQVFLVVAIILVITALIAIYRAVKGPTLPDRLVAIQVIGTATLIVLVLIAYITNQPLFIDVALTYALLNFLLAVIAGRYLITGEVFK encoded by the coding sequence ATGATAGCTATGGAACAGGTGTTTTTGGTAGTCGCTATAATCTTGGTAATTACCGCTTTAATAGCTATCTATAGGGCTGTGAAAGGACCTACACTTCCTGACAGGCTTGTTGCAATCCAGGTTATAGGTACTGCGACTTTAATAGTTCTTGTTTTAATAGCTTACATCACTAACCAACCGTTGTTCATTGATGTGGCTTTAACTTATGCACTTCTTAACTTCCTTTTAGCTGTGATAGCAGGTAGATACTTGATAACGGGGGAGGTTTTCAAGTGA
- a CDS encoding Na+/H+ antiporter subunit E: MEKTNKSISGFLVTFLALMGFWLLLSGYYDFAHIFMGVIASLLIAYITHDLFIRRRDITGLPTEIFRFSRYILWHFIQIVKANINVAKIVLNPELPISPKFVKHSPEIESDMAITVFGNSITLTPGTLTVSIDENREMHIHCLAEHHYDDLVESGMEDRVRHIFREGDR, encoded by the coding sequence ATGGAAAAAACTAATAAATCAATTTCAGGATTTCTAGTTACTTTTCTAGCCTTGATGGGGTTCTGGTTACTCCTATCAGGCTATTATGACTTTGCACATATATTTATGGGAGTTATTGCTTCACTCTTGATAGCTTATATAACTCATGACCTATTTATTAGGCGGAGAGATATAACCGGCCTCCCAACTGAGATATTTAGGTTTTCTAGGTATATTTTGTGGCATTTTATCCAGATAGTGAAGGCGAACATAAATGTGGCTAAGATTGTTCTCAATCCAGAACTACCGATTTCACCTAAATTTGTTAAACATTCTCCAGAAATCGAGAGTGATATGGCTATCACAGTTTTTGGAAACTCTATAACGCTGACTCCAGGTACGTTGACTGTGAGCATCGATGAAAATCGGGAGATGCATATACATTGCCTTGCTGAACACCATTACGATGATCTGGTTGAAAGCGGTATGGAGGATAGAGTTAGGCATATATTCAGGGAGGGTGATCGATGA
- the pyrF gene encoding orotidine-5'-phosphate decarboxylase translates to MQKNTGLIFAADLENGRRAINITNEISDLIDAVKVNYPIILSNGLQIVEELSRTKTVIADLKIADVPHINRKICRNVFEAGASAVICHGFTGKNSIEACIETANQMYGDVYVVAEMSHPDAERFIHHASKEIINIASQLGADGLIAPANDPKRLQKVRKQSKNMRILSPGVGVQGGGAKTAIQAGADQIIVGRSIYDHREPRQAAEKIVQDIGYTNP, encoded by the coding sequence ATGCAAAAAAACACTGGACTAATTTTTGCAGCCGACCTAGAAAACGGTAGGCGTGCAATAAACATAACGAACGAAATATCCGATTTAATCGACGCTGTAAAAGTTAACTACCCAATAATCCTTTCAAACGGACTACAGATCGTAGAAGAACTCAGTAGAACCAAAACAGTGATAGCAGACCTCAAAATAGCGGACGTACCACACATAAACAGAAAAATATGTAGAAATGTATTCGAAGCAGGTGCGTCAGCAGTAATCTGCCATGGATTCACAGGTAAAAACAGCATAGAAGCCTGCATAGAAACAGCAAACCAGATGTACGGAGACGTCTACGTTGTCGCAGAAATGTCCCACCCAGACGCAGAACGCTTCATACACCACGCCTCAAAAGAAATAATCAATATAGCAAGCCAACTAGGAGCCGACGGATTAATAGCCCCAGCAAACGACCCAAAAAGACTACAAAAAGTCCGAAAACAAAGCAAAAACATGCGAATACTCTCACCCGGAGTCGGAGTTCAAGGAGGCGGAGCAAAAACAGCAATACAAGCCGGAGCAGACCAAATAATCGTCGGAAGAAGCATATACGACCACAGAGAACCAAGACAAGCCGCAGAAAAAATAGTACAAGACATAGGATACACAAACCCCTAA
- a CDS encoding TraB/GumN family protein produces the protein MGKGEIHLLKTAHVSKKSVREVEEAINKIEPDIVAVELDIARYKSLKGEDTEISVRDILKGNVFIFLFQMLLSYLQNRIGADLGVEPGAEMKKAIELAEEKDIQVALIDRDIRITMKRLWHQMTLREKLKMMGSLVLGALGFGDQKEVKIDEITEDDTIEMLLSEFEKFSPNAAKVLINERDAYLAANLLREAKKEKKVLGVIGAGHGEGVKHYLKNYEEIPPLKELEKIPKSRKYLRAIGIIIPLSILALFGYLVFAGQPLSVILTAFGYWFLINGSLAAIAALLARAHPLSIATAFSTAWLTSLSPFLAAGWFAGMSEAYIRKPSSQDLKILKDAEKLDELLNNKLFKVILVAAAANVGSILGTFIGAYILLKFAGIDIETLIP, from the coding sequence ATGGGTAAAGGCGAGATACATCTTCTGAAAACCGCACACGTTAGCAAAAAAAGCGTTAGGGAAGTTGAAGAAGCTATAAACAAGATAGAGCCAGACATTGTAGCTGTAGAGCTTGACATAGCTAGATATAAATCTCTTAAAGGAGAAGACACCGAGATAAGTGTTAGAGATATCCTCAAAGGAAACGTCTTCATCTTTCTTTTCCAAATGCTTCTCTCCTACCTACAAAACCGAATCGGAGCCGACCTCGGTGTAGAGCCAGGCGCTGAAATGAAAAAAGCTATCGAACTAGCTGAAGAAAAAGACATCCAAGTAGCTTTAATCGATAGAGATATCCGTATAACCATGAAGAGGCTTTGGCATCAAATGACACTCCGAGAAAAACTAAAGATGATGGGTTCATTGGTGCTTGGAGCCCTCGGATTTGGAGACCAAAAAGAAGTAAAAATAGATGAAATAACCGAAGACGACACAATAGAAATGCTGCTCTCCGAATTTGAAAAATTCTCCCCAAACGCAGCAAAAGTATTGATAAACGAAAGAGACGCATATCTAGCCGCAAACCTCCTAAGAGAAGCTAAAAAAGAAAAAAAAGTATTAGGAGTTATTGGAGCCGGCCATGGAGAAGGAGTCAAACACTACTTGAAAAACTACGAAGAAATACCACCACTAAAAGAACTAGAAAAAATACCTAAATCACGTAAATACCTACGAGCCATAGGAATAATAATACCACTTTCAATACTAGCCTTATTCGGATACCTAGTTTTCGCAGGACAACCACTCTCAGTCATACTAACCGCCTTCGGCTACTGGTTCCTAATAAACGGCTCACTAGCAGCAATAGCCGCATTACTAGCCAGAGCCCACCCATTATCAATAGCAACCGCATTCTCCACAGCATGGCTAACCTCACTCTCCCCATTCCTAGCAGCCGGATGGTTCGCAGGAATGTCAGAAGCATACATAAGAAAACCATCAAGCCAAGACCTCAAAATACTAAAAGACGCAGAAAAACTAGACGAACTACTAAACAACAAACTATTCAAAGTAATACTCGTCGCCGCAGCAGCAAACGTAGGAAGCATACTAGGCACATTTATAGGAGCATACATACTACTAAAATTCGCAGGAATCGACATAGAAACCCTAATACCCTAA